AAATGAAAAATGGCCGTCGGATATTGCTTTTTCCATGAATGGACAGAATTTAGGAAAATGGACAAGTCCCGGAGATTTCGGCCTGACTAGAGGACGATTAACCCCCGCTTGGTGGAATTCAGATGTTAACCAATACGGTTTGCTGAAGGTTCTGCGGATTAATGCAGGTGGAACATTTATGGATGGGCAGCAATTATCAAAGGTGACGCTGGATGATGTACTTGTAGAGCAGGACCAGTGGACATTACGTTTAAGCGCAGAGGATAGCGGACGTAGAAGAGGTGGATTAACGTTATTTGGACGTGGATTTGGGAATTATGAGCAAGACATGGTGTTCAGAGTCTATTATGAATGATGCGTTATTACCACAGATAAAATAAAATTAATAAAACTATTGTAATGAAAACGTTTTTATGTTAATTTATATTTATAAAAACGTTTTTATTCGTAAAGGAAGATTGAATCATTATGGAAAAGGTAACCATCAAAGACGTTGCCAGAGAGGCTGGAGTCTCCATTTCTACGGTTTCCAACGCGCTAAATGACGTAGATGTATTAAATCCGGAGACGAAATCACATGTTCTTAAGATTGCGAAGCAATTAAATTATGTTCCAAACCTAAATGGCAAGCTCCTAAGGAACGGAAAAACTAAAATGCTGGGTTTTTTCACAACGAGTGTATCGGGTCCTTACTTCTATAAGCTGGTGGAGTCCATGTCTCGTGAATGTGATCGGTTAGGTTATGGGCTAAATGTATTTGTTACAAAGGATAAACAAGTAATTATGAGCAATATTTTAGGCCGACGTGTGGATGGTGTCATTATCTACGAAGAGATGAGAATTGATGAAGAAGAAATTGCTGCAATGGTGAAAGACAAGATCAAGGCTGTGTTTCTGGATCGACCACTTAAGAATGATACGATGGGCAGCGTGATCTTTAATTCGTTTGAATCTGGTTACGAAGCAACTAAATATTTAATCAGTCTGGGACACAAGAAAATTGCTTACATATCTGGTGTAGATGAGATGTATGACAGTGTTCAGCGGAAAGAAGGATACTTGGCCGCCTTGCGTCAATATCAGCTTCCGACGAAAGAAGAGTATATTATACAAGGGTATTTTGAGGAAGAGAGCACCTATAACGCTATAAAGTCCTTATTTCACTTGAGTCCTGATAAAATGCCCGATGCTTTTTTAGCAGGGAATGATTTGAGCGCCATTGGATGTATTCAAGCTTTGAAATCGC
The window above is part of the Paenibacillus sp. FSL K6-0276 genome. Proteins encoded here:
- a CDS encoding LacI family DNA-binding transcriptional regulator codes for the protein MEKVTIKDVAREAGVSISTVSNALNDVDVLNPETKSHVLKIAKQLNYVPNLNGKLLRNGKTKMLGFFTTSVSGPYFYKLVESMSRECDRLGYGLNVFVTKDKQVIMSNILGRRVDGVIIYEEMRIDEEEIAAMVKDKIKAVFLDRPLKNDTMGSVIFNSFESGYEATKYLISLGHKKIAYISGVDEMYDSVQRKEGYLAALRQYQLPTKEEYIIQGYFEEESTYNAIKSLFHLSPDKMPDAFLAGNDLSAIGCIQALKSHGYEVPLDISVMGFDDIDIAQYFSPPLTTVRNQIARQGILSINHLVRMIQKKEQGEMMKLPGELIVRGSTQVKIDRY